The following coding sequences lie in one Yoonia sp. G8-12 genomic window:
- the gcvT gene encoding glycine cleavage system aminomethyltransferase GcvT: MSDLHQTPLHALHLSLGAKMVPFAGYAMPVQYLMGVLQEHLHTRTKAGLFDVSHMGQVRVAGADYPSAAAALERLIPVDVVDLPENRQRYGFLTNDAGGIRDDLMLANRDDHVFVVVNAACKADDIAYMTAELSDVTVTEITDRALLALQGPAAQAVLSALDARAADMRFMDVATLTLAGAECWVSRSGYTGEDGYEISVPADQAEALAKALLAHEDVAPIGLGARDSLRLEAGLCLYGHDIDTGTNPAEAALGWAIQKVRRTGGARASGFVGADVILPALGNAARKRVGLLPQGRAPMREGVPLFASKDATTQIGTITSGGFGPTVGAPIAMGYLPKDQSTIGTTVWGELRGKRLPLTVAAMPFTPANFKR, from the coding sequence ATGTCTGATCTGCACCAAACACCGCTGCATGCGCTTCACCTCTCGCTTGGGGCCAAGATGGTGCCTTTCGCAGGCTATGCGATGCCCGTCCAATACCTGATGGGTGTCTTGCAGGAACACCTGCACACGCGCACCAAGGCGGGGCTGTTCGATGTCAGCCACATGGGGCAGGTGCGGGTTGCGGGTGCGGATTATCCCAGCGCTGCGGCCGCGCTCGAACGGCTGATCCCCGTTGATGTTGTTGATCTGCCTGAAAACCGCCAGCGCTATGGTTTTTTGACCAATGATGCGGGCGGGATCCGCGATGATCTGATGCTGGCGAACCGCGACGATCATGTTTTCGTTGTGGTCAATGCCGCCTGCAAGGCCGACGACATTGCCTATATGACAGCGGAACTCTCGGATGTGACCGTCACTGAAATCACCGACCGCGCGCTTTTGGCGCTACAAGGACCTGCCGCACAAGCGGTCCTGTCAGCGCTTGATGCCCGTGCCGCCGACATGCGGTTTATGGATGTGGCGACACTGACATTGGCGGGCGCGGAATGTTGGGTTTCACGCTCGGGCTATACCGGCGAGGACGGTTATGAAATCTCGGTCCCTGCGGATCAGGCCGAAGCACTGGCCAAGGCGCTTTTGGCGCATGAAGACGTGGCCCCCATCGGGCTGGGCGCACGTGACAGCCTGCGGCTTGAAGCGGGGCTTTGCCTTTACGGACATGATATTGACACCGGCACAAACCCCGCCGAGGCCGCCCTTGGCTGGGCGATCCAGAAGGTGCGCCGCACAGGTGGCGCGCGCGCAAGCGGGTTTGTGGGCGCTGATGTGATCTTGCCCGCCCTTGGGAATGCGGCGCGCAAACGCGTGGGCCTGCTCCCACAGGGCCGTGCGCCGATGCGCGAAGGCGTGCCGCTTTTTGCCAGCAAAGATGCGACCACCCAAATCGGCACCATTACATCGGGCGGTTTTGGCCCGACCGTCGGCGCACCGATCGCCATGGGCTATCTGCCCAAAGACCAATCAACCATCGGCACCACCGTCTGGGGCGAATTGCGCGGCAAACGCCTGCCGCTGACGGTTGCCGCGATGCCCTTTACCCCTGCCAATTTCAAACGCTAA
- the gcvH gene encoding glycine cleavage system protein GcvH, which produces MKYTEEHEWLRPEDDLIVVGITEHATTQLGDIVFVELPEVGATVAKDDEIVVIESVKAASDILAPIDGEIVEINTALADNPALANDDAIGEGWFFKIRPSDPSQMDGYMDEAAYNAMIA; this is translated from the coding sequence ATGAAATACACCGAAGAACACGAATGGCTGCGCCCCGAGGACGATCTGATCGTTGTGGGCATCACCGAACATGCCACGACCCAGCTGGGTGATATTGTCTTTGTCGAACTGCCCGAAGTGGGTGCGACTGTGGCCAAGGACGACGAGATTGTCGTGATCGAAAGTGTCAAAGCGGCCTCAGATATTCTGGCCCCCATCGACGGCGAAATCGTTGAAATCAACACCGCCCTTGCCGACAACCCCGCATTGGCCAATGACGACGCCATCGGGGAAGGGTGGTTTTTCAAGATCAGACCGTCCGATCCATCCCAGATGGACGGATACATGGACGAAGCTGCCTATAACGCAATGATCGCTTAA
- the gcvP gene encoding aminomethyl-transferring glycine dehydrogenase produces MPFTPTDYLPYDFANRRHIGPSQSEMAQMLQVVGAKDLDALIDDTLPASIRQKEPLDFGKPLSEAELLRRMKKTAQKNKMLTSLIGQGYHGTVTPPAIQRNIFENPAWYTAYTPYQPEISQGRLEALLNFQTMVSDLTGLEIANASLLDEATACAEAMTMAQRVAKSKAKGFFVDENCHPQNISVMKTRAAPLGIEIIVGDPDTMDAEAVFGGIFQFPGTHGRLRDFTDQIAALHETKAIGVIAADPLSLTLFKEPGAMGADIALGSTQRFGVPVGYGGPHAAYMATKQAYARSMPGRIVGVSIDSHGNRAYRLSLQTREQHIRREKATSNVCTAQALLAVMAGFYAVFHGPEGLKAIAQRIHRKTARMVGGLKDAGFDVRPATFFDTVTVEVGPLQGAVMTAAVNQGINLRAVGKTQVGITLDERTRPDTIEAVWRAFGIDRADKDYTPHYHVPENLIRTSDYLTHPVFHMNRAETEMMRYMRRLADRDLALDRAMIPLGSCTMKLNSAAEMMPVSWDEFALLHPYAPRDQAAGYHEMIDDLSAKLCDVTGYDAISMQPNSGAQGEYAGLLTIAGYHRAQGQGHRNICLIPMSAHGTNPASAQMVGWTVVPIKSDAKGDIDLDDFRSKAAQHADNLAGCMITYPSTHGVFEETVTEVCKITHDHGGQVYIDGANMNAMVGLSRPGDLGGDVSHLNLHKTFCIPHGGGGPGMGPIGVKSHLIPHLPGDPVSGEGAVSAAAYGSPSLLPISWAYCLMMGGEGLTQATRVAILNANYIAKRLEGAFDVLYKGPTGRVAHECIIDTRPFADSAGVTVDDIAKRLIDNGFHAPTMSWPVAGTLMVEPTESETKAELDRFCDAMLAIRAEIAEIESGGIDPVNNPLKNAPHTMEDLVLDWDRPYSREVGCFPPGAFRIDKYWPPVNRVDNVWGDRNLTCTCPPMQDYLDAAE; encoded by the coding sequence ATGCCTTTTACCCCGACCGATTATCTGCCCTATGACTTTGCCAACCGCCGCCACATCGGGCCATCGCAGTCCGAAATGGCGCAGATGTTGCAAGTGGTCGGGGCAAAAGACCTTGATGCGCTGATTGATGACACGCTGCCCGCGTCGATCCGGCAAAAAGAACCGCTCGATTTCGGCAAGCCGCTGTCCGAGGCAGAGTTACTGCGCCGGATGAAAAAGACAGCCCAAAAGAACAAGATGCTGACGTCACTGATCGGGCAGGGGTATCATGGCACGGTCACGCCGCCCGCGATCCAGCGCAACATTTTTGAAAACCCTGCTTGGTACACCGCCTATACGCCGTACCAGCCGGAAATTTCGCAAGGACGGCTTGAGGCGCTGTTGAACTTTCAAACCATGGTGTCCGATCTGACAGGGCTTGAAATTGCCAATGCATCCCTGCTGGATGAAGCGACCGCCTGCGCCGAAGCCATGACGATGGCCCAGCGTGTCGCCAAGAGCAAAGCCAAGGGGTTCTTTGTGGATGAAAACTGTCATCCGCAGAATATTTCGGTGATGAAAACACGCGCCGCGCCGTTGGGGATCGAGATTATCGTGGGCGATCCCGACACGATGGACGCCGAAGCCGTCTTTGGCGGGATATTCCAGTTTCCGGGCACGCACGGACGTTTGCGCGATTTCACCGATCAGATTGCCGCATTACATGAAACCAAGGCGATTGGCGTCATTGCTGCCGATCCGCTGTCGCTGACGCTCTTTAAAGAACCGGGCGCGATGGGCGCCGATATCGCCCTTGGCAGCACCCAGCGTTTTGGCGTGCCTGTCGGTTATGGTGGCCCGCATGCGGCCTATATGGCGACAAAACAGGCCTATGCACGCTCAATGCCGGGGCGCATCGTGGGCGTGTCGATTGATAGCCACGGAAACCGCGCGTACCGGCTGTCCTTGCAGACCCGCGAACAACATATCCGCCGCGAAAAGGCGACGTCGAACGTCTGTACCGCACAGGCGCTTTTGGCGGTGATGGCAGGGTTTTATGCGGTATTCCATGGGCCCGAAGGGCTCAAGGCGATTGCGCAACGCATCCACCGTAAAACGGCACGGATGGTCGGGGGGCTCAAGGACGCAGGCTTTGATGTGCGTCCCGCAACATTCTTTGACACGGTCACGGTCGAGGTCGGGCCATTGCAGGGGGCGGTCATGACCGCAGCTGTGAACCAAGGGATCAACCTGCGCGCGGTGGGCAAAACCCAAGTGGGGATCACCTTGGATGAACGCACGCGGCCTGACACGATCGAGGCCGTCTGGCGCGCCTTCGGGATTGACCGCGCGGACAAGGACTACACCCCGCATTATCACGTGCCTGAAAACCTGATCCGCACGTCTGATTACCTGACGCATCCCGTGTTCCACATGAACCGCGCGGAAACCGAAATGATGCGCTATATGCGGCGACTGGCGGACCGTGATCTGGCGCTGGACCGTGCGATGATCCCGCTGGGGTCTTGCACGATGAAACTGAACTCTGCGGCGGAAATGATGCCGGTGTCGTGGGATGAATTTGCGCTGCTGCACCCCTATGCGCCACGCGATCAGGCCGCAGGCTATCACGAGATGATCGACGATCTGTCCGCCAAGCTATGTGATGTCACAGGTTATGATGCGATCTCGATGCAGCCCAATTCCGGCGCGCAGGGCGAATATGCGGGGCTTTTGACGATTGCGGGCTATCACCGCGCGCAAGGGCAGGGACACCGCAACATCTGTCTTATTCCGATGTCGGCGCATGGCACGAACCCTGCCTCGGCACAGATGGTGGGCTGGACTGTGGTCCCGATCAAATCGGACGCCAAGGGCGATATTGATCTGGATGATTTCCGCAGCAAGGCAGCCCAGCACGCCGACAATCTGGCGGGCTGTATGATTACCTATCCTTCCACACACGGTGTGTTCGAGGAAACCGTGACCGAGGTGTGCAAGATCACGCATGACCACGGCGGGCAGGTCTATATCGACGGGGCCAATATGAACGCGATGGTCGGCCTGTCGCGCCCCGGTGATCTGGGCGGTGATGTCAGTCACCTGAACCTGCACAAGACGTTCTGCATCCCCCACGGTGGCGGTGGCCCCGGCATGGGACCGATTGGTGTAAAGTCGCACCTGATCCCGCATCTGCCCGGTGATCCGGTCAGCGGGGAAGGGGCGGTGTCGGCTGCGGCCTATGGCTCGCCCTCGCTCTTGCCGATCTCATGGGCCTATTGTCTGATGATGGGCGGTGAGGGGCTGACGCAGGCCACGCGCGTGGCGATCCTGAACGCCAACTATATCGCAAAGCGGCTCGAAGGGGCGTTTGATGTGCTCTACAAAGGCCCGACAGGTCGCGTGGCACATGAATGCATCATCGACACACGGCCCTTTGCCGATAGCGCGGGCGTCACGGTAGATGATATCGCCAAACGCCTGATCGACAACGGTTTTCACGCGCCCACGATGAGCTGGCCTGTGGCGGGAACACTGATGGTGGAACCCACGGAGTCCGAAACCAAGGCCGAGTTGGACCGGTTCTGTGATGCGATGCTCGCGATCCGCGCCGAGATTGCGGAGATCGAAAGCGGGGGCATTGATCCCGTGAACAACCCGCTGAAGAACGCACCGCACACGATGGAAGATCTGGTGCTTGATTGGGACAGACCCTATTCGCGCGAGGTTGGATGCTTCCCGCCGGGGGCCTTCCGGATCGACAAATACTGGCCGCCGGTCAACCGCGTGGATAACGTCTGGGGCGACCGGAACCTGACCTGCACCTGCCCGCCGATGCAGGACTATCTGGACGCCGCCGAATAG
- a CDS encoding AMP-binding protein: MLPPELQATAVLRQNAIPFVEQLFALYDARRPLVLVNDAAEITTLPGLSIDRCITPGDASGWFTAHHPLIHDDTPAQVSYTSGTEGKPKGILLTHANLADAAERIIDQMQMTAEIREYVGVPATYSFGMGRYRAVSAVGGQAYLPPRGFDPLELARMLQDGQVNALSVVPTLLRILLATPAVIGDAGLHLRWMEIGSQHMTADEKRRVRKLFPNAVIVQHYGLTEASRSTFLRISDAAPAQLGSVGQPVGKTQIKCATDGRIMIRGPHVAAFRIDADGLHPLTDADGWLQTNDLGHFEDGYLFFDGRADDLINCGGIKIVPDDIEARLRRQLAPAARIAVAKVPDPQRGDGVLVAVQTGSTDTAQVKDLAAAALKDLGVAVGSALHVITVDALPVTGTGKVQRGVLAEMFAAQQAAAPAKAYTPSKKITDVLSLIRHEFPGQKVGPQDTFETLGGDSLHYIQFSLNFEQHFGQLPPHWETLNAAQLQLSVHADGGSSWRRLETVTLTRAFFMICIVALHTDAFVYSANWGAAFFLYLLAGYSVARFQLPEIIRSGSVKTLIGTIKSVVIPTLLMVGLMQITTDRYELTPLLLISNFLDPGTLKGFLFYFIEIYVQLLVLAAILFSFAGIRAGFQARPFISAVVLLAVSIVAARTIEMTYDHFYNFDRTPWHYAWPFALGMVLACANDLRTRLVALGIALLVVFEYWGFTSAAYYVGGAIVLVLFIRDIAVPAPVKRVVAEIAGASLFIYLIHYQMISVDQKLFAEIHPWADLVAAVVFGVVAARAYTWISRKVVKFTTQKVISTRKSGAGDWS; the protein is encoded by the coding sequence ATGCTTCCCCCAGAGTTACAGGCCACTGCGGTCCTGCGTCAGAACGCGATCCCTTTCGTTGAACAGCTTTTTGCGCTTTATGACGCCCGCAGACCGCTGGTTTTGGTCAACGATGCGGCTGAGATCACCACTTTGCCCGGCCTTTCGATTGACCGCTGTATCACGCCCGGCGATGCGTCCGGTTGGTTTACCGCCCACCACCCGCTGATCCATGATGATACACCCGCGCAGGTCAGTTATACTTCGGGGACCGAAGGCAAACCCAAAGGCATCCTTCTGACCCATGCCAATCTGGCGGATGCCGCAGAACGCATCATCGACCAGATGCAGATGACCGCAGAGATCCGTGAATATGTGGGTGTGCCTGCGACTTACAGTTTTGGCATGGGGCGTTACCGCGCGGTCAGTGCGGTTGGTGGGCAGGCCTATCTGCCGCCGCGCGGGTTTGATCCGCTGGAACTGGCGCGGATGCTGCAAGACGGTCAGGTGAATGCGCTTTCGGTTGTGCCGACTTTGCTGCGGATATTACTGGCCACACCTGCCGTGATCGGGGACGCGGGCCTACATCTGCGCTGGATGGAAATCGGGTCGCAGCATATGACGGCGGACGAAAAACGCCGCGTGCGCAAACTTTTCCCCAATGCGGTAATCGTCCAGCATTACGGCCTGACAGAAGCATCGCGCAGCACGTTTCTGCGCATTTCTGATGCTGCACCTGCGCAGCTTGGGTCGGTCGGGCAACCTGTTGGCAAGACCCAGATCAAATGCGCCACCGATGGGCGCATTATGATACGCGGTCCGCATGTCGCCGCATTCCGCATTGATGCCGATGGGTTGCACCCGCTGACAGATGCGGACGGTTGGTTGCAGACAAACGACCTTGGGCATTTTGAGGATGGTTATCTGTTCTTCGATGGCCGTGCCGACGATCTGATCAATTGCGGGGGCATCAAGATTGTGCCCGACGATATCGAAGCACGTTTGCGTCGCCAGCTCGCACCCGCTGCGCGCATTGCCGTTGCCAAAGTGCCCGATCCCCAGCGCGGTGATGGCGTTTTGGTCGCTGTGCAAACCGGTTCAACCGATACCGCACAGGTAAAAGACCTTGCCGCAGCGGCGCTCAAAGACCTTGGGGTCGCAGTTGGCAGCGCGCTGCATGTCATCACGGTTGATGCGCTGCCGGTGACGGGAACCGGCAAGGTTCAAAGGGGTGTGCTGGCTGAAATGTTTGCGGCACAACAGGCTGCGGCACCCGCAAAAGCATATACGCCGTCCAAGAAAATCACTGACGTGCTGTCGCTAATCCGGCATGAGTTTCCGGGGCAAAAGGTCGGGCCACAGGATACGTTTGAAACGCTGGGCGGGGACTCGTTGCACTACATCCAGTTTTCGCTGAACTTTGAACAGCATTTCGGGCAACTGCCCCCGCACTGGGAAACACTGAACGCCGCCCAGTTGCAATTGTCCGTCCACGCAGACGGGGGCAGCAGCTGGCGACGCCTTGAAACGGTGACGTTGACGCGGGCGTTCTTTATGATCTGTATCGTCGCCCTGCATACCGATGCATTTGTCTACAGCGCAAATTGGGGCGCTGCGTTTTTTCTTTACCTGCTGGCGGGCTATTCCGTTGCGCGGTTCCAGTTGCCGGAAATCATCCGGTCCGGCAGCGTCAAAACGCTGATCGGCACAATCAAGAGCGTGGTGATCCCGACGCTGCTGATGGTCGGCCTGATGCAGATCACGACGGACAGATATGAACTGACGCCCCTGCTCTTGATCTCTAATTTCCTTGATCCGGGTACGCTCAAGGGGTTTCTTTTTTACTTCATCGAGATCTACGTCCAGCTGCTGGTGCTTGCTGCAATTCTGTTCTCGTTCGCGGGGATCCGCGCCGGTTTTCAGGCACGCCCCTTCATCAGCGCGGTCGTTTTGCTGGCCGTATCTATTGTTGCCGCCCGCACCATCGAAATGACCTATGATCATTTTTACAATTTCGACCGGACGCCTTGGCACTACGCGTGGCCATTTGCCCTCGGTATGGTTCTGGCATGCGCAAATGATCTGCGCACGCGGCTTGTTGCGCTGGGAATCGCTTTGCTGGTTGTGTTTGAATACTGGGGGTTCACCTCGGCTGCGTATTACGTCGGCGGCGCGATTGTGCTGGTGCTTTTCATCAGGGACATCGCGGTACCGGCACCGGTCAAGCGCGTGGTGGCAGAGATAGCCGGGGCCTCGCTGTTTATTTATCTTATCCACTATCAAATGATCAGCGTGGATCAAAAGCTTTTCGCCGAAATCCACCCCTGGGCCGATCTTGTCGCTGCGGTTGTGTTCGGGGTGGTCGCGGCCCGTGCCTACACCTGGATTTCACGTAAAGTCGTAAAGTTCACGACGCAGAAGGTGATATCCACGCGCAAATCAGGGGCCGGCGACTGGTCCTGA
- a CDS encoding sulfite exporter TauE/SafE family protein, whose protein sequence is MTLFEILLLGVAGFAAGLLNAVAGGGTFLSLPALIYVGVPPVSANATATLTALPGYLSSAWGFRHHMRREGALSLRAIAGVGMIGAGLGAVLLIITPGDTFLWVVPWLLVLATVLFALGPYLLGQIQQRGLGSAGVAVSAATILAVSIYGGYFNGGLGIMLLAAFGFIGYVNLHGMNGLKNVLSAVVSLVSAITFIAAGMIAWEPALVMAVSATIGGYIGANVSRRIVRTDLLRYFVTAVGVMMAVVFFLR, encoded by the coding sequence ATGACACTATTTGAAATTCTACTTCTCGGCGTAGCGGGCTTTGCTGCGGGGCTTCTGAATGCTGTCGCTGGTGGCGGGACGTTCTTGAGCCTGCCTGCGTTGATCTACGTTGGCGTTCCGCCTGTCAGCGCCAATGCCACGGCTACCCTGACCGCCTTACCGGGATACCTCAGCAGCGCATGGGGTTTCCGGCACCATATGCGGCGCGAAGGCGCACTATCGCTTCGTGCCATTGCAGGTGTCGGCATGATCGGCGCGGGGTTGGGTGCGGTTCTTTTGATCATCACGCCCGGAGATACATTCCTGTGGGTCGTTCCATGGCTGTTGGTGCTGGCAACCGTACTGTTCGCCTTGGGCCCTTACCTGCTAGGCCAAATTCAGCAACGCGGCCTTGGCAGCGCAGGGGTTGCTGTGTCTGCCGCGACGATCCTCGCAGTGTCTATCTACGGTGGCTACTTCAATGGCGGTCTTGGCATCATGCTGTTGGCCGCTTTCGGGTTCATTGGCTACGTCAATCTGCACGGTATGAATGGCCTGAAGAATGTGCTGTCTGCGGTCGTTTCGCTGGTCTCCGCGATAACCTTCATCGCAGCAGGTATGATTGCCTGGGAGCCTGCACTGGTGATGGCGGTCAGTGCGACCATCGGCGGATATATCGGAGCGAACGTAAGCCGCCGGATTGTTCGAACTGATCTGCTTCGCTACTTTGTCACCGCGGTCGGCGTCATGATGGCAGTTGTATTCTTTCTGCGATAG
- a CDS encoding FadR/GntR family transcriptional regulator — MGRSTKSVLADLRNAIETLAPVTGDRMPSERELRALLGCSRETLRGCYATLELEGEIWRHVGQGTFRGSRPVHMPIRDTLLVEGATPPDLMRARLLLEPQVAAEAALQADASDITHLRKKVAEGRAARDRAACEQADDAFHRAVAETSRNPVLVGFLTYLSGARRRIAWQREWDRTYRSIAPNEFQTIHSDQHDAIVDAIDAGDRVGAANAMKAHLKTIEAAMAIRPE; from the coding sequence ATGGGCAGAAGCACCAAGTCTGTCTTGGCCGATCTGCGGAACGCCATTGAGACGCTCGCCCCCGTGACCGGGGATCGCATGCCGTCGGAACGTGAGCTGCGTGCGCTATTGGGATGCAGCCGGGAGACACTGCGGGGATGCTACGCGACCCTTGAGCTCGAAGGCGAAATCTGGCGACATGTTGGGCAAGGCACGTTTCGGGGCAGCCGTCCGGTCCATATGCCCATCCGGGATACGCTTCTTGTCGAGGGCGCCACGCCACCAGACCTCATGCGCGCGCGTCTTTTGCTGGAGCCACAGGTCGCGGCCGAGGCGGCTTTGCAAGCCGACGCGTCTGACATTACACATCTGCGCAAGAAGGTGGCTGAGGGCCGCGCGGCGCGCGATAGGGCAGCGTGCGAACAAGCCGATGATGCGTTCCACCGTGCCGTCGCCGAGACCTCGCGCAATCCGGTCCTTGTTGGATTCCTGACTTATCTGTCCGGCGCACGCCGCCGCATCGCCTGGCAACGGGAATGGGATCGCACCTACCGTAGCATTGCCCCGAATGAGTTCCAGACGATCCACAGCGACCAACACGACGCAATTGTAGATGCGATTGATGCAGGGGACAGGGTGGGGGCAGCCAATGCGATGAAGGCGCACTTGAAAACCATCGAGGCGGCAATGGCCATTCGCCCGGAATGA